The DNA region TGGAAAAGCACGGCGCCCCGGTCTATGTCCGGCACGAGATCGTGCACAACCGCCATGTGGTGGAGACGCTGGCCAAGGCCGGCGCCGTCTTCGTCGACGAGACCGATCAGGTGCCCGTCGGGGCGATCGTGGTGTTCTCCGCGCACGGCGTCGCGCCCACCGTGCACGTCAACGCCGCCGAACGGGAACTGAAGGTCATCGACGCCACCTGCCCGCTGGTGACCAAGGTGCACAACGAGGCCAAGCGCTTCGCCCGCGACGACTACGACATTCTGCTGATCGGCCACGAGGGCCACGAGGAAGTGATCGGCACCGCCGGCGAGGCGCCCGATCACGTGCAACTGGTCGACGGGCCGGAATCGGTGGACAAGGTCACCGTCCGCGACGAGGACAAGGTCATCTGGCTGTCCCAGACCACCCTGTCGGTCGACGAGACCATGGAGACCGTGCAGCGCCTGCGCGAGCGGTTCCCCAAGCTGCAGGATCCGCCGAGCGACGACATCTGCTACGCGACGCAGAACCGGCAGGTGGCGGTCAAGGCCATGGCCCCGGAATGCGAACTGGTGATCGTGGTCGGTTCGGCGAACTCGTCGAACTCCGTGCGCCTGGTCGAGGTCGCGCTCAACGCGGGGTCGAAAACCGCCCACCTCGTCGACTATGCCGAGGACATCGATCCGGCCTGGTTGGAGGGCGTCACGACCGTCGGCGTCACCTCCGGCGCCTCGGTGCCCGAAATTTTGGTGCGCGGTGTGCTCGAACGGCTGGCGGATCTCGGTTACGGCACGGTGCAGTCGGTCACGACGGCCAACGAGACGCTGGTCTTCGCGCTGCCGCGGGAAATCCGCGCCGCGCGCCGGTAACTATTCGAAGTCGCGGTAGCGATCGCTCGTGCCACGGGACGAGCGGGGCCGCCGCCGATACTGCGCACCCTCGGTCGACCCGTCGTCGCCGGCGTCTGCGCCGCGATACCGCACCTTGGACACCGGGTGATGGGTGCCGCTGGCCGGTGCCGGTCGCCGGCGCGGCGGTGGCGGCGCCCCGTCGTACGGGTCAACACCGGTATACGGGTCGACGGGCGGCCCATAGCGCTCCGGCCGCGGCATCGGACGTTCATAGGGCGAGCGCTGCCGTGGCTGCCGGGGCTCGCGCGGGTCGCGCAGGTATTCCGGGGGCGGTGGGCGCCGGGACGGATCCCTGGGCGCACGGCGGCGCGGCGGCGGTCCATCGGCGAAGTCGTCGTCCTCGCGGGCGTGGGTCGGACGTCTGCGGGACGGCGGCGGGGCCAGGTCGTCGTCGAGCGGCGGACGCACGTGGCGGGACCGAGTCGGTGCCGTGCGTTTGGTGGGGCGTCGCGGGTCCTGGCGCCGTCGCGTCGTGGTGTCGCGGTCGATGGCATGCTTGCGCGGTTCGGCGTCGTCGTGCGCGGCGGAGCCCCGGGGCGGCATGCTCAGCTCCGAGAGCTTGGTCTTGATTGCCGCGAGCACCCCGGCCGCGGCGCCGACGGCGGCCGTGGACTTGGCCGCGGCCTGGCCCGACGTGACCGGTGCGGGCCGCGCGGCGTCCCCGAAGTACCACCGCGCCATCCCGATCAGCAGCACGATCACCGAGGTGGTGAACATCAGCAGGAATCGCTCGATCAGCGGATAACCGCAGTTGATCAGGATGTCCTTGATGCCCTGGATGTCGGAGAGGTGGAACAGGAAGTAGGCCCCCGGCACCGACACGAACAAGATCAGCGGGGGCTGCACGACGGCGGTGAAGATGGCCTCCTGACGCACCGCCAGGACCGCGGCCACGCACCCCATCAGATACAGCGCCGCGAAGACGCCGGAGAGCTCGCGGTTGCCGGAACCCGCGTCGAAGGCGAACCCGACCGCGGTGGCCAGCGTGGCGATGAGCACAGCAGCCCACCACGGCACACCTTGGATATTCGGGTGAGCCGAGCGGTGTTCGGCGGGTATCGAAGACCTCGCCCGCTGCGCTGGCACACATAGACCGTACCGGCTGACTCTGAGTCGTCGCTGACGGCGGGCGTCTGTCGCATGTCGCGTACGTGGTTCGGAGTTGTCGCCGGGCGCTCTAGACTTGTGACCCCGTGAGCCTGAACCTGGGAATCGTCGGTCTGCCCAACGTCGGTAAGTCGACCCTCTTCAACGCGCTGACACGCAACAACGTGTTGGCAGCCAACTATCCCTTCGCGACGATCGAACCCAACGAAGGCGTCGTGCCGCTGCCCGATCCCCGCCTGGACAAGCTCGCCGAGATCTTCGGATCCGAGAAGACCGTGCCCGCGCCGGTGACCTTTGTCGACATCGCCGGCATCGTCAAGGGGGCCTCCGAGGGTGCCGGGCTGGGCAACAAGTTCCTGGCGAACATCCGCGAGTGCGACGCGATCTGTCAGGTGGTGCGTGTCTTCGCCGACGACGACGTGGTGCACGTCGACGGGCGGGTGGACCCGAAGGCCGACATCGAGATCATCGAGACCGAACTGATCCTCGCCGACATGCAGACGCTGGAGAAGGCCGTCCCGCGGCTGGAGAAAGAAGCGCGCAACAACAAGGAGCGCAAACCGGTGCTCGAGGCGGCCGTGGCCGCCCAGGCGGTGCTCGACGGCGGGAAGACGCTGTTCTCGGCCGGGGTGGATGCCGCGCTGCTGCGCGAGCTGAACCTGATGACCACCAAGCCGTTCCTGTACGTGTTCAACGCCGACGAGTCGGTGCTCACCGATGAGGCCAAGCTCGCCGAACTGCGCGACCTGGTGGCCCCGGCCGACGCGGTGTTCCTGGACGCCAAGATCGAGGCGGAGTTGCAGGAGCTCGACGAGGAGTCGGCGGCCGAGCTGCTGGAGTCCATCGGCCAGACCGAACGCGGCCTGGATGCGTTGGCGCGGGCCGGTTTCCACACCCTGAACCTGCAGACGTATCTGACCGCCGGGCCGAAGGAGGCGCGGGCCTGGACGATCCACCGGGGCGACACCGCGCCGAAGGCCGCGGGCGTGATCCACACCGACTTCGAGAAGGGCTTCATCAAGGCCGAGGTGGTGTCGTTCGAGGACCTGGTCGAGGCCGGGTCGATGGCCGCCGCCAAGGCCGCGGGCAAGGTCCGGATCGAAGGCAAGGACTACGTGATGGCCGACGGGGATGTGGTGGAGTTCCGCTTTAATGTGTGACTTTCATGACACGATGCGTTGTGTTTGCGGGCACCATCGCGGCGGCAATCGCCCCGATTCCGTGATCGCGCTAGAATTCTGTACATGACGACTCTGCCGTTGGCCGAGGTCCGGGCCAATCTCTCCAAGCTCGTCGACGAGGCCGTTCGCACCCATCTGCGCATCGAGGTCACCCGGCAGGGCCGGCGAGCGGCCGTGATTCTCAGTGCGGACGACTACGACTCGATCATGGAAACACTCGACGTCTTGAGCGATCCCGACCTCATGAAGGAACTGCGTCAGGGGCGGGCGGACATCGCGAGTGGGAACTTCCACACCCTTGACGAGGTAACCAAGGAGATGCGGGCCAACGGGCGACTGTCCGAGTGACCTATGAAGTGATCTTCTCTCCGAGGGCACGTAAAGCCTTGTCGGAGGACCTTTCGGAAGCCGTTGCCGTGGCATGCTTTGAGTTCATTACAGGGCCGCTGGCCGAGAATCCTCGCCGTGTCGGAAAACCGCTTCGGAGTGAATTGGCCGGTACGTATTCGGCGCGACGAGGTGAGTTTCGGGTCATTTACCACATCGACGACAACAGGATTCGCGTCGAGATGATCTCGATTCGTCACCGTCGTGACGTTTATCGGTGATGAAATACGGTGGAGTTCATGTCTGATGTTCTGCCGCCGTGTCCGGCGTGTGCGAGTGAGTTCGCCTACGAGTCTGGTGCGCTGTTGGTCTGCTCGATGTGTGCCTTCGAGTGGGCACCGGGTGTGGACGAGGCCGCCGAGTCCGGTGAGGTTGTCACCGACTCGGTGGGGAACCCGCTCGCCGATGGCGACACCGTGACCATCGTCAAGAGTTTGAAGGTCAAGGGTGCCGGTAATGGGGTTGTCAAGATCGGCACCAAGGTGCGCGGCATCCGCCTGATCTCCGATGGTGTGGGCGATCACGACATCGACGCGAAGGTGCCGGGCTTCGGGCAGATGCAATTGAAGTCGAGCGTGGTGAAGAAGGTTCTCTGAGCGCCGGAAGTGCCTACGGGGCGACCGGATAGTGGCTGCGGACTGCGACGCGATTCCAGGCATTCATGACGATCGCGAGCCAGCTGATCGCAGAGATCTGCTCGTCGTTCAGTGCGCCGTTGTCCCATTCTCCGGGCGCGGGAACCGGCAGGCGCGTGACTTCCTCGGCAAGGGCGAGTGCGGCCTGTTCCTGCTCGGTGAAGTACTGCCGAACCCGATTCGACGTCAGGCGTAGCCCACCCAGCCGCGAAACGTGAACGCCGAGAAGAACTCCGTGACCTCGGAGAAACCGGCGTCTTCGAGTATCGCGCGGTCCTGCTCGGGGGTCAGCACCGGAACCTGGCTGGCGATCGCGGTGCGCGCCTGCTCGGCGGCGTCGGCTTCGATCCCCGAGCAGACCAGGTACGCGGCATGGCGCCTCATCCACAATTCGCGCTCGGCTTCGTCGCGTGCCGGAATGCTCAGGTGCATAACGACAAAGGGCGCCCCCGGCGCGAGTCGTCGTCGCACCTCGGCCGCGGTATGCACGCGTTGGTCCAGCTCCAGGAAGTGCAACGTCAGCAGGCTGGTGGCGGCCGCGAACGGCCCCGTCGGTGCGTCGTCGATATAGCCGTGGTGCATCCGCACCCGCGAGGCAAGCGGCCCAAGGGTTTTCGTCGCGAGTTCGAGCATGGCGGCCGCCGGATCCACCGCGTCGAACGTCCATCCCGGATGTGTCTCGGCGAACGCCTTGGTCTCGAGCCCGCCGCCGGCCCCGAGTACCAGCACCCGGGCATCGGACGGCGCGGATTCGGCCATGAGCACACTCGCCATGCGGTGCACATCCCGGTATGCGGGCACCATCTGTGGTGCCCGGTCGGCATAGGAAGCGATCTGTACAGCGTCATCGAAAGCGTCGGCAGGTTTCGTCACGCATTCGATGGTGCGGCGCGCGGAGACCTAGCGGCAAGGATTATTGCTGAATTGGCAACCAAAGAATGCATTGGTCGGTCAGACGGCGGAACCGACGGTTAACGTGGGTGAGCGGCATGGTCTGCCGAGAGCGCCCGTCAGCGCGGCTCGGACGGATCAAGTCCCACGGTGTAGGCAGGAGGAGATGACAGCTTTCACCACGCGGTTCCAGCGGTCCTGGGCAGAGTTCGTCGGACCCGGGGCCACCCGGACCAACACCACGATCACCCTCGCGGCCAGCGCTTTCGGGCTCGCCGGCAGTGCGTGGTCCGCTCGCCGGGCCGGCGCCGGAGCTGGTGTGACGACGGCACTTTCGGTACTCGCGATGGACCTCGTCGGCGGCGCCTACGTCAACAACACCCGGGCGTGCGCCCGCTGGTACGAACGACCGGGCCAGGGGACCGCGCAGCATCTGCGGTTCGCCGCGCTGCACCTGCACCCGTTCGCGATCGCGCTCGCCGACCGCAGCGTGGGCCGCCGGGACCGGGTGATCCGGTGGTCGGTGATCCACTACGGCTACCTGATGGCCTCGACCGCGGCCATCCGGCGGTTTCCGCGGCGCCGTCGCAGCCTGGGTGTGGCATTGACGGCCGGCGGGCTGGCCCTGGACCGCGCGCTCGGCCCCTCCACGGTGGCCCCATGGTTCGCCTGGACCTACTATCCGAAACTCCTGTTGGGCCACGCCGCGGCCGCACTGTGGTCCGGCGAAGACCTCCACATCCGCCACGAGGGCCAGCACGGATGAACGCGGCGCTCCTGGACGGCAGGGGATTGCTTGCCCGACTCATCGGGTTCCGCCTGTACTCGGTGGTGTTCGTGATGGACTACGTCCAGTTGTGCTTCGACGGCGACCATCCCGAAGATCGCCCCGTCTTCAACTGTTACGTCTGGCCAGTCATCGACATGTCCTCGCACACTGTCGCCGACGGCGAAATTGGCTACGCCGGCGGATACCGGTCGCTGATCCCCCGACACGTCACGGGAACGTCCGTAGGCGAGCAGGGGGGACTACGGCTCGAATTCGGCAACGCGACCCTGATACTGCGGCCGGCCATGGCGGAAATCGTGGGAGCGGAGATCGCACGCCTTTCAGGCTTCGCAGACGGTCGCTGGACGGCCTGGCGGCCCGGCGAACCCCCCTTCAAATATCTGGTGTGAGTGCTCCCGGCCGCCGGCCCAACGTATGTTGAGCCGGTGAGAACCCGAGCGCGGCGCGGTGCCCTGGCGGGCCTTGCGGTGGTGCTCGTCGCCTGCGCGCCCGCGCCGACCCCGCCCGCGCTGCGGACCATCGACGCGCACGGCTGGCAGGAGGTCGTCGACACCGCCGCCGCGCAACTGGGGGTGCCGGGCGCGATGGTGCTGCTGCGCACCCCGCAAGGCGAATTCACCGCGGCCTACGGCACCACCGAACTCGGCGCGCACACACCGCCGACGGCGGACACGCATTTCCGGATCGCCTCGAACACCAAGACCATGACCGCCGCGCTGGTCGTGCTGCTGGCTCAGGACGGCAAACTCGAGCTCGACGATCCGGTCACCGCCTTCGTTCCGACCCTGCCCGGTGGCGAAAACATCACCGTGGCACAGCTTTTGACGATGCGCAGCGGACTGTACGGCTACACCTCCGATCCCGTGGTGGCCGATGTCCTGGATGCCGACCCGGCCAAGGCGTGGTCGCCGCAGGAGGTACTCGACGTCGCGTACCGGCATCCACCGCAGTTCGCCCCGGGCACCTCCTACGACTACAGCAACACCAACTACGCGCTGCTGGGTCTCATCGCCGAGAAGGCCGGAGGCCGTCCGCTGGGTCGACAGTTCGCCGACCGGCTGTTCGGACCGCTCGCCCTCGCGCAGACCACGCTTCCCGCCGCCGACGACACGTCCCTGCCGGCGCCGTACTCGCACGGGTACATGTACGGCGGCAGTCGCTACGCGCTCGCCGACGACCTCTACCCCGTCGACTTGCAGGTCGCTGCCCGCGCCGGCACGGTGCAGCCCACCGACTACACCTTTCAGAACCCGTCCTACGCCACCGCCGCCGGGGGAGCGATCTCCACCGCCGCCGAGCTGGCCGACTGGCTCAAGGCGCTGGTCACCGGGCGGGTGTTCGACGCCGACTACCAACATCGGTGGTTGACCAGCGTGCAGGCCGAGCAACCGGGTGTCGCCGACGGCCAGCAGTACGGGTATGGGATCTCGTATCAACGATTCGGGCCGAACGCCGCGATGTTCTATCACGGCGGGGAGCTGCCCGGCTTCAACTCCTTCATGGGTTACGATGCGGAAAACGATGTGGGGCTCGTGATTTGGACCAATCTGACGCTGTCGCCGGAGGGCAACACCACGGCGCAGACGATGTTGCCCATTCTGCTGGACGAGATCTACGCTGGTTTGTCGCTGGTGCCGAGTGAGTAGGGGAATATGCGGATCGTTGAACGGCTGCCCGTCCGCGAAGGCGACGTGAGCGTCCGTCAGCTTTCTCATGCGGACGCCGGCGCCTACGCCGCCGGTACCGACGACGCCGCGGTCCGGCGGTACGGACACCTGCCGTTGCCCGAATACACCGCGCAGATCGTGCGCGAGCAGATCGACGGCGACATCGCGCGCGGCTTGGCCGACGACTCGCTGGCGGTGCTGGCGATCGCGGACGCCCACTCGGATGAGTTCCTGGGCAGCATCGTCTTGTTCGACTTCCGTGCCGACCGCGCCGAGGTCGGGTTCTGGCTGACGCCAAAGGCGCGCGGCCGCGGCGCGGCCGGCAACGCCCTGCGTGCCGTCGCGCGGCTGGCCGCGGCCACCGGGCTGCGCCACCTCGACGCCCGGACCGACTGCGCGAACGAGGGGTCCCGCCGGGTGCTGGAGGGGGCCGGGTTCGTGGCGAAGGAAGGGCCGCACGATGCACTGGCACCGTCCGGCGAGGTGGTGACGGTGCTGAGCTATGAGCGGTCCGTCGCCGAGCTACGAGACTAGGCGCACACCATGGCAATCCACGTCAACGTCGACAACTTCGTGCGGGCGGAGTCCCACCGGATGTTCGCGGACATCCAGGCTGCCGCCGGGGGCATCGGGCGGTTCCGGCACAACCGGGAACCGGCGGCCATCGACGAGCAGACCGTGATCCGACTCAACCGCGACACGCTGTACAGCTTCGCGGTGGTCGATCTGGCCCACCCCGCGGTGCTCACGTTGCCGGATGGCGACGGGCGCTACATCTCGGCGATGATCGTCAACGAAGACCACTTCGTCACCGATGTGCTGCACGAGGCGGGCGAGCACACGCTGGACGAGCAGCGGTGCGGTACCCGTTATGTGCTGGTCGGGATCCGCATCCTGGTCGATCCGACCGACCCCGACGACGTGGCGGCCGTCGCGGCACTGCAGGACCGGATCGGGCTGGCGCCCGAATCCTCCGAGGCGTTCGTCATGCCGGACTACGATTCCGCGAGCCTGGATCAGACCCGTGACGCATTGCTGACGCTGGCCCGCGGCCTGAGCGCGTTCGACCGCACCTTCGGTAGGCCCGACGAGGTCGACCCGGTGCGCCATCTGATCGGATGTGCGGCGGGCTGGGGCGGGTTGCCCACCTCGGAAGCAACCTATGTCGGCGTCGACCCGAACGTCGCCCACGGTGACTACGAGCTGGTGTTTTCCGACGTGCCGGTCGACGCGTTCTGGTCGGTCTCGGTGTACAACGCGGCCGGTTACTTCGAACCGAACAACCACAACCTCTACACCGTCAACAGCGTCACCGGCGCGCGCAACGACGACGGGTCGATCACCGTCCGGTTCGTCGCCGCGGCCGACGGCGACATCCCTCCGAACGCGATCCTCACCCCACCGGGATGGAACTACCTCATCCGGCTCTACCGGCCCCGCGCGGAGATGCTCGACGGCACCTGGACCCCACCGACCCTCACGCCGCGCGCTGCGGGCTGAGCGCGTACGGAATGGTGTTCGGCGACGGCAGCACCCGGCTGCACGACCTGATCTCGTCGGCGGCCGCCGCGGTACCCGAGCGGCCCGCCGTGGTGGTTCCCGGCGGGCCCAGCGCGACCTACGCGGAGTTCGACCGGCAGGTGCGTGGAATCGCCGACTGGGTCGCGCGCCGCACCGCTGTCGGGGACCGGGTGGCGGTGATCGCCGACAACGGTCTGGACTACGCCGGGCTCTACTACGGTGTGCCGCGCAGCGGACGCATACTGGCGCTGATCAACCAACGCCTCGGTGTCGCAGAACAACTGGACCAACTGGCCACCGTCGGGGCGACGTTGGTGCTCGGCGACGAGAAGTATCTGGGCGCGCTCGCCGATCATCCGACCGGACAGGTGATCTCGTTCAGCGACCCCGAGTGGTTCGACCGCGCCACGGTCTCCACGGCCGCCGAAAGCCCGGTCGGACCCGAGGATCCCGCCTGGCTGCTGTTCACCACCGGATCGACCGCCAAGCCGAAAGGGATTGTGCACTCCCATGCTTCGCTGCTGGCCGCGGCCTTCGGGACGATCATCGGCCGCGAGGTGGCCAACGGTGGGGTTTACCTGCTGCCGTTTCCGATGTGCCACATCGCCGGATACAACATGCTGGTCCAGCACGCGGTGCAGGCCACCGTGCTGCCGGTGGCCGCGTTCCGTCCGGAGGCCTTTGTCGAGGCGGTCCACCGTTACGGCGTGACTTCCTGCTCGATGGCGCCGACCATGCTGCACAGCCTGCTTGCGCATCTGGAGCGCACCGGTGCCGCGCTGCCGACGCTGCGAGACATCGCCTACGGCTCCGCGGCCATTCCCGCCGCGTTGCTCCGGCGTGCGATGGACCACCTCGACGCGGGGTTTCATCAGGGCTACGGCATGACCGAAACCGGTGGCAATGTCGTCTTTCTCGGACCCGATGAGCACCGCGCCGGCGCCGACGGCGACGCGGCGATTCTGGCCAGTGCGGGCCGACCCCACCCGGGCGCGCAGGTCCGCCTCGCCGAGGGCGGCGAGATCCTGGTGCGCGGGCCGCAGGTCGCACCGTGGTCCTGGCCGGGCTGGGCGCCGTTGGCCGTCGACGGCTGGCTGCACACCGGCGATGTCGGACGCTTCGACGACGCGGGTCGGCTCGTGGTGGTCGACCGGCTCAAGGACATCATCATCACCGG from Mycolicibacterium sp. MU0053 includes:
- a CDS encoding GNAT family N-acetyltransferase codes for the protein MRIVERLPVREGDVSVRQLSHADAGAYAAGTDDAAVRRYGHLPLPEYTAQIVREQIDGDIARGLADDSLAVLAIADAHSDEFLGSIVLFDFRADRAEVGFWLTPKARGRGAAGNALRAVARLAAATGLRHLDARTDCANEGSRRVLEGAGFVAKEGPHDALAPSGEVVTVLSYERSVAELRD
- a CDS encoding 4-hydroxy-3-methylbut-2-enyl diphosphate reductase, with the protein product MPTTVNMGIPGATRTVVEPVSGKRVLLAEPRGYCAGVDRAVETVERALEKHGAPVYVRHEIVHNRHVVETLAKAGAVFVDETDQVPVGAIVVFSAHGVAPTVHVNAAERELKVIDATCPLVTKVHNEAKRFARDDYDILLIGHEGHEEVIGTAGEAPDHVQLVDGPESVDKVTVRDEDKVIWLSQTTLSVDETMETVQRLRERFPKLQDPPSDDICYATQNRQVAVKAMAPECELVIVVGSANSSNSVRLVEVALNAGSKTAHLVDYAEDIDPAWLEGVTTVGVTSGASVPEILVRGVLERLADLGYGTVQSVTTANETLVFALPREIRAARR
- a CDS encoding type II toxin-antitoxin system Phd/YefM family antitoxin; translation: MTTLPLAEVRANLSKLVDEAVRTHLRIEVTRQGRRAAVILSADDYDSIMETLDVLSDPDLMKELRQGRADIASGNFHTLDEVTKEMRANGRLSE
- a CDS encoding class I SAM-dependent methyltransferase yields the protein MTKPADAFDDAVQIASYADRAPQMVPAYRDVHRMASVLMAESAPSDARVLVLGAGGGLETKAFAETHPGWTFDAVDPAAAMLELATKTLGPLASRVRMHHGYIDDAPTGPFAAATSLLTLHFLELDQRVHTAAEVRRRLAPGAPFVVMHLSIPARDEAERELWMRRHAAYLVCSGIEADAAEQARTAIASQVPVLTPEQDRAILEDAGFSEVTEFFSAFTFRGWVGYA
- a CDS encoding DUF1254 domain-containing protein, with the protein product MAIHVNVDNFVRAESHRMFADIQAAAGGIGRFRHNREPAAIDEQTVIRLNRDTLYSFAVVDLAHPAVLTLPDGDGRYISAMIVNEDHFVTDVLHEAGEHTLDEQRCGTRYVLVGIRILVDPTDPDDVAAVAALQDRIGLAPESSEAFVMPDYDSASLDQTRDALLTLARGLSAFDRTFGRPDEVDPVRHLIGCAAGWGGLPTSEATYVGVDPNVAHGDYELVFSDVPVDAFWSVSVYNAAGYFEPNNHNLYTVNSVTGARNDDGSITVRFVAAADGDIPPNAILTPPGWNYLIRLYRPRAEMLDGTWTPPTLTPRAAG
- a CDS encoding zinc ribbon domain-containing protein YjdM; the protein is MSDVLPPCPACASEFAYESGALLVCSMCAFEWAPGVDEAAESGEVVTDSVGNPLADGDTVTIVKSLKVKGAGNGVVKIGTKVRGIRLISDGVGDHDIDAKVPGFGQMQLKSSVVKKVL
- a CDS encoding type II toxin-antitoxin system RelE family toxin; this translates as MTYEVIFSPRARKALSEDLSEAVAVACFEFITGPLAENPRRVGKPLRSELAGTYSARRGEFRVIYHIDDNRIRVEMISIRHRRDVYR
- a CDS encoding DMT family transporter, with amino-acid sequence MPAQRARSSIPAEHRSAHPNIQGVPWWAAVLIATLATAVGFAFDAGSGNRELSGVFAALYLMGCVAAVLAVRQEAIFTAVVQPPLILFVSVPGAYFLFHLSDIQGIKDILINCGYPLIERFLLMFTTSVIVLLIGMARWYFGDAARPAPVTSGQAAAKSTAAVGAAAGVLAAIKTKLSELSMPPRGSAAHDDAEPRKHAIDRDTTTRRRQDPRRPTKRTAPTRSRHVRPPLDDDLAPPPSRRRPTHAREDDDFADGPPPRRRAPRDPSRRPPPPEYLRDPREPRQPRQRSPYERPMPRPERYGPPVDPYTGVDPYDGAPPPPRRRPAPASGTHHPVSKVRYRGADAGDDGSTEGAQYRRRPRSSRGTSDRYRDFE
- a CDS encoding serine hydrolase domain-containing protein — its product is MRTRARRGALAGLAVVLVACAPAPTPPALRTIDAHGWQEVVDTAAAQLGVPGAMVLLRTPQGEFTAAYGTTELGAHTPPTADTHFRIASNTKTMTAALVVLLAQDGKLELDDPVTAFVPTLPGGENITVAQLLTMRSGLYGYTSDPVVADVLDADPAKAWSPQEVLDVAYRHPPQFAPGTSYDYSNTNYALLGLIAEKAGGRPLGRQFADRLFGPLALAQTTLPAADDTSLPAPYSHGYMYGGSRYALADDLYPVDLQVAARAGTVQPTDYTFQNPSYATAAGGAISTAAELADWLKALVTGRVFDADYQHRWLTSVQAEQPGVADGQQYGYGISYQRFGPNAAMFYHGGELPGFNSFMGYDAENDVGLVIWTNLTLSPEGNTTAQTMLPILLDEIYAGLSLVPSE
- the ychF gene encoding redox-regulated ATPase YchF, whose translation is MSLNLGIVGLPNVGKSTLFNALTRNNVLAANYPFATIEPNEGVVPLPDPRLDKLAEIFGSEKTVPAPVTFVDIAGIVKGASEGAGLGNKFLANIRECDAICQVVRVFADDDVVHVDGRVDPKADIEIIETELILADMQTLEKAVPRLEKEARNNKERKPVLEAAVAAQAVLDGGKTLFSAGVDAALLRELNLMTTKPFLYVFNADESVLTDEAKLAELRDLVAPADAVFLDAKIEAELQELDEESAAELLESIGQTERGLDALARAGFHTLNLQTYLTAGPKEARAWTIHRGDTAPKAAGVIHTDFEKGFIKAEVVSFEDLVEAGSMAAAKAAGKVRIEGKDYVMADGDVVEFRFNV
- a CDS encoding AMP-binding protein, with product MVFGDGSTRLHDLISSAAAAVPERPAVVVPGGPSATYAEFDRQVRGIADWVARRTAVGDRVAVIADNGLDYAGLYYGVPRSGRILALINQRLGVAEQLDQLATVGATLVLGDEKYLGALADHPTGQVISFSDPEWFDRATVSTAAESPVGPEDPAWLLFTTGSTAKPKGIVHSHASLLAAAFGTIIGREVANGGVYLLPFPMCHIAGYNMLVQHAVQATVLPVAAFRPEAFVEAVHRYGVTSCSMAPTMLHSLLAHLERTGAALPTLRDIAYGSAAIPAALLRRAMDHLDAGFHQGYGMTETGGNVVFLGPDEHRAGADGDAAILASAGRPHPGAQVRLAEGGEILVRGPQVAPWSWPGWAPLAVDGWLHTGDVGRFDDAGRLVVVDRLKDIIITGGENVSSREVEDVLSAHPSVEHVAVVGVPDPHWGEVVCAVVVPRPGAHADPAVLVAHVRQRLAGFKRPRHVLVVEVLPQTTNGKIDKAAIRRYARASLSTTETSSPSL